The Mucilaginibacter sp. PAMB04168 genome contains the following window.
CGGGCAGTAAAACAGATTCGCCTACGCCAATATCGCAGTGCAGCTGGTTATCCATTACATAAATGCGGCTCCAAACCAGGAAACCTGGTTTGCTAACACCCTTTAGGCTTCCACCACCTAAACGGAAATACATGGCAGGCTGTCTGTCGCTCGATGCACCCTCGTAGCCGCCAATAAAGTGAGCAGGTGGTGCAGCGCCCGATATCAGGAACACCCAAACAAAATCATCAATACCATCGCCTTTAAAATGTTCGCCCCAGCGTAAATCGTGCAGGGTGGTTTCACCAGGCATGCCCAGATCTTTCCACAAGTGGTAAGTTACCAGTGCGTCAATACCGGCGCATTCGTCTACCTCATTAAAGTGTGGCAGTGCATCGCCTGCATAAAGTTCTTTACCTTCGGTTGAAAAAACAGGGGGGCGATCCTGATTATTCAGTAAGCCTTCTACCAGATCACTGGCAGCGGTAAGATCTTTTAAGCCTTGCTGGTATTGAATACCTATGGTATCGCAACCAAAATTATCAGCAATACGGGTGGCGGCAATGTACATTTTGCATTGCTCCAACGTTTGCGCCTCGGTAAGTTCTGTTTCGGGATTGGTGCCCCAGTTAAACTGCATGCCTTTGTTTAAAAGCCAGTTTAATACCTCGCGGGCCTCTTCGTCTTTAACCTCGCGCATGGCGGCGTATAACGATGATTGACTTAAACGTTCCTTAAATATACCGGTCGCATGCAGCAGGTCATCCGGAACAATGGCATTGAACATGCCCATGCAACCCTCGTCAAACACGCCCATAATAGCTTTATTATGCTTAAGCTTTTGAGCAAAGTTGCGCCCGGTAGCTTCATCCTCCAGCGGGATGCTTACCAGATCATAGCTTTTAACATGAGTTTGATCGTGTTTAATTTTACCTGTTTGCAGCCACTCCTGAAGCTTATGGGTAAAAAAAGCGTCTGTAAAGTCTTCGCTCCAAAGGGTGCTATAGTTTACACCGGCCTTGGTTAAAGAACCATTCAGATTTAGCATACCTACCAGGCCTGGCCAGGTACCGCTCCAGTTAGCTAAAGTTAATACAGGGCCTTTATGCGTGGTTAAGCCGGCTAGTACGTGATGTGTATATTGCCAAACGCTTTCGGCTACAATGATGGGTTGATTAGGGTCAAGGCTGCGGAAAACTTCGATACCCATTT
Protein-coding sequences here:
- a CDS encoding fucose isomerase, coding for MINSSNQKQVLLVASGDLRLSANQNCWAAQQEMESLLTAAIQKQGWTVQRAHVYDEVKQHGFIDSQKMGIEVFRSLDPNQPIIVAESVWQYTHHVLAGLTTHKGPVLTLANWSGTWPGLVGMLNLNGSLTKAGVNYSTLWSEDFTDAFFTHKLQEWLQTGKIKHDQTHVKSYDLVSIPLEDEATGRNFAQKLKHNKAIMGVFDEGCMGMFNAIVPDDLLHATGIFKERLSQSSLYAAMREVKDEEAREVLNWLLNKGMQFNWGTNPETELTEAQTLEQCKMYIAATRIADNFGCDTIGIQYQQGLKDLTAASDLVEGLLNNQDRPPVFSTEGKELYAGDALPHFNEVDECAGIDALVTYHLWKDLGMPGETTLHDLRWGEHFKGDGIDDFVWVFLISGAAPPAHFIGGYEGASSDRQPAMYFRLGGGSLKGVSKPGFLVWSRIYVMDNQLHCDIGVGESVLLPDAETHRRWELTTPQWPIMNATLKGVTQNQLMGRHKANHIQVVYTTDEQQAHRACRIKAAALQELGIKVHFCGDVNFTNSAN